A genomic window from Gallus gallus isolate bGalGal1 chromosome 33, bGalGal1.mat.broiler.GRCg7b, whole genome shotgun sequence includes:
- the LOC121108027 gene encoding olfactory receptor 14C36-like — translation KPLHYGTLLGSRACATMAAAAWGTGLLYSLLHTANTFSLPLCQGNAVDQFFCEIAHILKLSCSKSYLREVGLIVLSVLVFLGCFVFIVVSYVQIFRAVLRMPSEQGRHKAFSTCLPHLAVLSLLVSTVVFAYLKPSSISSPSLDLVVSFLYSVVPPAVNPLIYSMRNQKLKVTLGKLMSWMPH, via the coding sequence aagcccctgcactacgggaccctgctgggcagcagagcttgtgccaccatggcagcagctgcctggggcactgggcttctctattccctgctgcacactgccaatacattttcactgcctctctgccaaggcaatgctgtggatcaattcttctgtgaaattgcccatatcctcaagctctcctgttCCAAATCCTACCTCAGGGAAGTGGGACTCATTGTGCTAAGTGTCCTTGTGTTTTTagggtgttttgtcttcattgttgtgtcctatgtgcagatcttcagggctgtgctgaggatgccctctgagcagggacggcacaaagccttctccacgtgcctccctcacctggccgtgctctCCCTCTTAGTCAGCACTGTAGTGTTTGCATACCTGAAGCCATCCTCtatttcctccccatccctggacctggtggtgtcatttctgtactcagtggtgcctccagcTGTGAACCCCCTCATCTATAGCATGAGGAACCAGAAGCTCAAAGTCACATTGGGGAAACTGATGTCATGGATGCCTCATTAA